Below is a genomic region from Estrella lausannensis.
TGGCTGAAAGATGAATGACTCCTGGGTAAAATTTATAAGCGCGCTGGGCGACTATACGTACCTGATCATCAACGTGATTTGGGTGTCGCTCAGACGTCCGCCTGAGTGGTGGCTTTTGCGCGATCAGCTCTATGCGATCGGCGTGCAGTCTTTGCCTGTGGTGGCCATCACCGGCTTTTCCACAGGAATGGTGCTTGCCGCGCAGTCCTTCTTTCAGCTGCAAGACAAAGGTCTTGCGGGCGCGACAGGAATCATGGTTTCTAAGGCAATGCTAGTCGAGCTCGGTCCCGTACTCACGGCATTCATGGTGACCGGCCGCGTCGGAGCGGCGATGTGCGCCGAGCTCGGTACAATGCGTGTTACCGAGCAGATCGACGCGATGCGCTCGATGACGGTCGAGCCCCTTCGCTATCTGGTCGCTCCCCGATTCTTAGCCGGCACGTTGATGATGCCGCTTCTGACGATGTTCAGCTCCATTATGGGCATTTTGGGCGGCTACCTGATTGCCGTCTTCTACTATGGGATGCCCCACTCCACCTTCATGGATCCCCTCCCCGTTCACTTAACGAACTTTGACCTTTTTTCAGGCCTGACAAAAGCATTTGTCTTCGGTGTGATTATCGTGACTATCTCGTGCTATCGCGGCCTAGCGACAAGGGGCGGTGCCGCCGGTGTCGGCCAGGCGACAACCAATAGCGTTGTGATTTGCTACTCCGTCATATTAATCGCCAACTTCTTCCTGACGATGTTCTTGAATGACTCCTACTCCTACGTCAACCAATACCTGGAGATGTATTTCTAATGATCGTTGTTAAGAAGCTGCGCAAGAGCTATGGCCCTCTCGAGGTGCTGCGCGACTTAGATCTTGAAGTACAAGATGGCGAGACGGTTGTCATTTTGGGGCGCTCAGGCGTGGGTAAGAGTGTTCTCTTACGTCAGATTATCGGTATCGAAACACCCGACAGCGGTTCCATCGAGATCGAGGGAAAAAACCTCAATGCCCTCAGCCGTAAGG
It encodes:
- a CDS encoding MlaE family ABC transporter permease; the protein is MNDSWVKFISALGDYTYLIINVIWVSLRRPPEWWLLRDQLYAIGVQSLPVVAITGFSTGMVLAAQSFFQLQDKGLAGATGIMVSKAMLVELGPVLTAFMVTGRVGAAMCAELGTMRVTEQIDAMRSMTVEPLRYLVAPRFLAGTLMMPLLTMFSSIMGILGGYLIAVFYYGMPHSTFMDPLPVHLTNFDLFSGLTKAFVFGVIIVTISCYRGLATRGGAAGVGQATTNSVVICYSVILIANFFLTMFLNDSYSYVNQYLEMYF